In one Bacteroidales bacterium genomic region, the following are encoded:
- a CDS encoding secondary thiamine-phosphate synthase enzyme YjbQ, with translation MIYQKEITLPSFGRGFHIITSIIRENMPEVPEKGLLNIFIKHTSAALTLNENADPSVRHDLDSAMREVITENPSHYTHTLEGSDDMPAHIKSSLFGQSLTIPISQGHLNVGTWQGIYLCEFRNRKHRRRLVLTVYT, from the coding sequence ATGATTTATCAAAAGGAAATAACTTTACCTTCTTTTGGAAGAGGATTTCATATAATCACCTCGATAATCAGGGAAAACATGCCGGAAGTCCCGGAAAAGGGACTGTTGAATATATTCATAAAACATACCTCGGCAGCCCTGACTTTAAATGAAAATGCCGATCCTTCGGTCCGTCATGATCTTGATTCGGCCATGCGTGAGGTTATTACGGAGAATCCATCTCATTATACCCATACGCTGGAGGGGTCCGATGATATGCCTGCACACATTAAATCTTCATTATTCGGTCAATCTCTGACTATTCCGATTTCGCAGGGTCATTTGAATGTAGGAACCTGGCAGGGAATTTATTTATGTGAATTCAGGAACCGAAAACACCGGAGAAGATTGGTGTTAACCGTCTATACTTAA
- a CDS encoding pyridoxal phosphate-dependent aminotransferase, translated as MSTISKRIRSLSESQTIAMSQKSAELKSKGKDIINLSVGQPDFHTPDHIKEAAIRAIHDNFTSYPPVPGYRDLREAVAKKLQKENHLDYSPEQIIISAGAKHSLANAMLSLVNKGDEVIVPAPYWVSYVEQVKLAEGENVVVQTDIENNFKITPEQLKNAITDKTKALILCSPSNPTGTIYTREELAEIASVIEKSPRKIFVISDEIYEYINFLGEHQSIAQFDNIRDQVVIINGVSKGFAMTGWRIGYMAAPTEIANAVAKLQGQVTSAAASISQRAALAAINSNKDFTKEMVKAFKRRRDLVMDGLGQIKGIKKYTPHGAFYLFPDISYYFGKSYGQRQINNAADLCFYLLEEANVALVPGNAFGSPNNIRISYAASDDALQEALRRIKAYLDKLE; from the coding sequence ATGAGCACTATATCAAAACGAATCCGGTCGCTTTCAGAATCCCAGACAATAGCCATGTCACAGAAAAGCGCGGAGTTGAAATCCAAAGGCAAGGACATCATCAACCTTAGCGTAGGCCAACCCGATTTCCACACCCCCGATCATATAAAAGAAGCTGCCATCCGGGCCATTCATGATAATTTCACCTCTTACCCCCCTGTACCGGGTTACAGGGATTTAAGAGAGGCTGTCGCAAAAAAATTACAGAAAGAGAATCATCTGGATTATTCCCCGGAACAAATTATTATCTCGGCCGGAGCAAAACATTCGCTGGCCAACGCTATGCTCTCCTTAGTCAACAAAGGCGATGAGGTGATTGTACCTGCCCCTTATTGGGTAAGTTATGTGGAGCAAGTAAAACTGGCCGAAGGCGAAAATGTGGTGGTTCAAACCGATATCGAAAACAATTTCAAAATCACGCCTGAACAGTTAAAAAATGCCATAACCGATAAAACAAAGGCGCTCATCTTGTGTTCTCCTTCCAATCCCACCGGAACCATCTACACCAGGGAGGAACTGGCAGAAATAGCTTCAGTAATCGAAAAAAGCCCTCGTAAAATCTTCGTTATTTCCGATGAGATATATGAATACATCAACTTCCTGGGCGAACATCAAAGTATCGCCCAATTCGACAACATCAGAGACCAGGTGGTCATCATTAACGGGGTTTCCAAAGGATTTGCAATGACGGGATGGCGGATCGGTTATATGGCCGCTCCAACGGAAATAGCCAATGCTGTGGCTAAATTGCAGGGTCAGGTAACCTCAGCCGCAGCTTCTATTTCGCAAAGAGCTGCCCTGGCTGCCATCAATTCCAACAAAGACTTTACAAAAGAAATGGTCAAAGCTTTTAAAAGAAGAAGAGATTTGGTAATGGATGGGCTCGGGCAGATTAAGGGAATAAAAAAATATACCCCACATGGGGCTTTTTATCTTTTCCCGGATATTTCTTACTATTTCGGAAAATCCTATGGTCAGAGGCAAATCAATAACGCCGCAGACCTTTGTTTTTACCTGCTGGAAGAAGCCAATGTTGCCCTTGTTCCGGGCAATGCTTTTGGATCGCCCAACAACATAAGAATATCCTATGCTGCATCTGATGACGCACTTCAGGAGGCGCTCAGAAGAATAAAAGCTTACCTCGACAAACTGGAATAG
- a CDS encoding response regulator translates to MKLYDQRTEQFFMSQTGDILIVDDSGTNLFLLQRLLEDEGYSVIITEDPKKGLDYVDKHSGIRLILLDIMMPQLDGFEFMKRLSDRGKITEIPVIIVTARDDSQSHQKAMDLGAKDYIEKPLNIKKVLDTIQYHIS, encoded by the coding sequence GTGAAATTATATGATCAACGTACTGAACAATTTTTTATGTCACAAACCGGCGATATATTAATCGTAGATGATTCGGGCACGAATCTTTTTTTACTTCAGAGGCTCCTGGAAGATGAAGGATATTCGGTAATCATCACTGAGGACCCTAAAAAAGGGCTGGACTATGTGGATAAACATTCGGGGATCAGGCTGATCCTGCTGGATATAATGATGCCCCAGCTTGATGGGTTTGAGTTTATGAAAAGGCTTTCCGACCGCGGGAAAATTACTGAGATACCTGTAATCATTGTTACTGCCAGGGACGACAGTCAGAGCCATCAAAAAGCAATGGATTTGGGTGCAAAAGATTATATAGAAAAGCCTTTGAATATTAAAAAGGTGCTTGATACCATTCAATATCATATAAGCTAG